The Nostoc sp. 'Lobaria pulmonaria (5183) cyanobiont' DNA window AAGCAGCTTTTTGGCGCAATGTTGGATTGCCTAATTGAATAATTGGCGTTAATTCACCCATGATAAAACTCCTTTAGGTAATGGGGCATTGGGCAAACAGGGCATGGGGCATTGGGGGAGTGGAGTATGTCAGTTATTTTCAAATGACCAATGACAAATGACAAATGACAAACATCATCCTTCACGTCTAACGGGCAAAGGAGCCGGTTGAACTCCTACTTGGACAGTTTGCCCATTGCGTTCCACTTCTATTGGTAAATTAGTACCAATTTTGCTCTTTTCTACTAGCTTTTGTACTTCTTCAATTTTAGTAACAGGCTGGCTGTTAATGCTTTTAATCACATCACCAACTCGTAAACCAGCTACAGATGCAGGCGATCGCGGCACAATCTCAACCAGCAAAACGCCGTCATCTGCTGTAATATTTAAGCGATCGCCTGCGACATTTTTGATTCTTTCTTTATTTTCTGGTGTCAATGTCACCATCTGAACACCCAAATAAGGATGATCCACCTTGCCTTTAGCAATTAATTCTTGAGCAATCCTTTGCACGGTGTTAATGGGTATAGCAAATCCCAAACCTTGAGCGCCTCGGATAATCGCTGTGTTCATCGCAATCACTTGACCACGAGCATTGAGCAATGGGCCACCAGAATTACCAGGGTTAATCGCAGCATCCGTTTGGATGTAATCAACCCGCTTGTCACTAGCACCGATATCGCTACTAGAACGCCCTGTAGCACTGATAATTCCCGAAGTGACGGTATTATTCAAGCCTAATGGATTACCAATGGCAATTACAGCCTCTCCTGGTTGTAAGGCATCGGAGTTACCCACAGATAGAGTTGGCAGATTGTTGGCATTAATTTTGATCGTTGCCACATCCGTTACTGGGTCTTCACCCAAAACTTTCCCATCAAAAGTCCGGCCATCTTTGAGTATAACAGTCACTCTATCAGCACCATCTACCACATGGGCATTGGTAACAATTTGACCTGAAGAATTAATAATAAATCCAGAGCCACTACCGCGTTCTACGCGTTGTCTAGGTTGTGGGGTTCCCTCTCCAAAAAACCGCCGAAAAAATGGATCGTTGTTAAATTCGTCTGGTACGCGAGAAGTGATTGTTCGGGAAGAATCAATGCGAACTACCGCAGGCCCCACCTGTTGTACTACCTTCACCACAAAATTAGGATCTCCAGACGAAGAGAAAATCGGCGGGGGGACAATTCCCGGATTAGGTTCTGTTGTTTTTTGGGCTTGAATATCACTTTGCTGAGTATCAAAGGTCTTAGCAGGTAGAAGAGAGCAGCTCCCCAGGAAAATCACTGCTACCCCGGATGAGAGCATCCACAACCTATGGGGTAAGCCCCTGGTTTCAATCTTTTTGGTCGCTGAGTGATGGTTTGTTATCTTCAT harbors:
- a CDS encoding HhoA/HhoB/HtrA family serine endopeptidase, whose product is MKITNHHSATKKIETRGLPHRLWMLSSGVAVIFLGSCSLLPAKTFDTQQSDIQAQKTTEPNPGIVPPPIFSSSGDPNFVVKVVQQVGPAVVRIDSSRTITSRVPDEFNNDPFFRRFFGEGTPQPRQRVERGSGSGFIINSSGQIVTNAHVVDGADRVTVILKDGRTFDGKVLGEDPVTDVATIKINANNLPTLSVGNSDALQPGEAVIAIGNPLGLNNTVTSGIISATGRSSSDIGASDKRVDYIQTDAAINPGNSGGPLLNARGQVIAMNTAIIRGAQGLGFAIPINTVQRIAQELIAKGKVDHPYLGVQMVTLTPENKERIKNVAGDRLNITADDGVLLVEIVPRSPASVAGLRVGDVIKSINSQPVTKIEEVQKLVEKSKIGTNLPIEVERNGQTVQVGVQPAPLPVRREG